One genomic segment of Agromyces intestinalis includes these proteins:
- a CDS encoding PadR family transcriptional regulator, with product MGKQMTEMLKGTLEGIVLALIAGQPAYGYEITARLREQGFTEIAEGTIYALLVRIEQRGLVDVEKVPSEKGPPRKVYSLNPRGREDLDEFWRTWSFLADRIEELHTKGN from the coding sequence ATGGGCAAGCAGATGACCGAGATGCTGAAGGGCACCTTGGAGGGCATCGTGCTCGCGCTGATCGCGGGGCAGCCCGCATACGGGTACGAGATCACCGCGCGACTTCGCGAGCAGGGGTTCACCGAGATCGCCGAGGGCACCATCTACGCGCTGCTGGTACGCATCGAGCAGCGGGGACTCGTCGATGTCGAGAAGGTCCCCTCCGAGAAGGGGCCGCCGCGCAAGGTGTACTCGCTCAACCCCCGGGGTCGGGAAGACCTCGATGAGTTCTGGAGGACCTGGAGCTTTCTCGCAGACCGGATCGAAGAGCTCCACACGAAGGGAAACTGA
- a CDS encoding TetR-like C-terminal domain-containing protein, with the protein MRSGGCGQAGEGEPPRLPDTGDLRADLTLVLRATATELNNPQLAEPMRALATEIAHDETLAAAYHERLDAPLREAKRQRLRSAQAAGELAADLDLEVAIDLIWGPVLNRWLQRSGPLDDAHLDALIGTALNGLRP; encoded by the coding sequence GTGCGGTCAGGCGGGTGCGGTCAGGCGGGTGAGGGCGAGCCGCCGCGGCTTCCCGACACCGGCGACCTTCGGGCCGACCTGACGCTGGTGCTGCGCGCGACCGCCACCGAGTTGAACAATCCGCAGCTTGCGGAGCCGATGCGTGCGCTGGCCACCGAGATCGCGCACGATGAGACCCTCGCCGCCGCGTACCACGAGCGGCTCGACGCGCCCCTGCGCGAGGCGAAGCGGCAGCGCCTGCGCAGCGCGCAAGCGGCAGGCGAACTGGCGGCCGACCTCGACCTCGAGGTGGCGATCGACCTGATCTGGGGGCCCGTGCTCAACCGGTGGCTCCAGCGCAGCGGTCCGCTCGACGATGCCCACCTCGACGCGCTCATCGGCACCGCGCTCAACGGCCTGCGCCCCTGA
- a CDS encoding ABC transporter permease, giving the protein MTDASRGTRTGEPASPGHERADASVTSVDRQFRSPVVDGGLAVATAGELGASGIDRPERLPGSGIGRPGGEASVTSAPGARRRLVDRRWFRIVGGALIPIVLLITWQVVSTSGAVPVSQLPSPEMVWLAAVDLAQRGLLGLYVAISTQRVFIGFAFGAAIGLAAGAIVGLSKLGDILLSPTLGAIRAVPSLAWVPLLILWFKIGEESKIILIAIGAFFPVYTIVAAALRHVDRQLFEAGRAFGLRGVRLFTAVQLPAVVPSVVSALRLALAQAWLFLVAAELIASSMGLGFLLVDSGNNGRIDRIFLAIILLAILGKLTDALVGLFEKWAIKRWA; this is encoded by the coding sequence ATGACGGATGCCTCGCGCGGAACGCGCACCGGCGAGCCGGCCTCGCCCGGCCACGAGCGGGCGGATGCCTCGGTGACCTCGGTCGACCGGCAGTTCCGTTCGCCCGTGGTCGACGGGGGGCTCGCGGTCGCGACTGCGGGCGAACTCGGGGCGTCGGGCATCGACCGACCCGAGCGGCTGCCCGGATCGGGCATCGGCCGGCCGGGCGGCGAGGCATCCGTCACCTCGGCGCCGGGCGCACGCCGTCGACTCGTCGACCGTCGCTGGTTCCGCATCGTCGGCGGCGCGCTGATCCCGATCGTGCTGCTCATCACGTGGCAGGTCGTGTCGACCTCGGGCGCGGTGCCCGTGTCGCAGCTGCCGAGCCCCGAGATGGTGTGGCTCGCCGCCGTCGACCTCGCGCAGCGCGGCCTGCTCGGACTCTACGTCGCGATCTCGACGCAGCGCGTGTTCATCGGGTTCGCGTTCGGCGCTGCCATCGGGCTCGCGGCCGGCGCGATCGTGGGGCTCTCGAAGCTCGGCGACATCCTGCTCTCGCCGACACTCGGCGCGATCCGCGCCGTGCCGTCGCTCGCGTGGGTGCCGCTGCTCATCCTCTGGTTCAAGATCGGCGAAGAGTCGAAGATCATCCTCATCGCGATCGGCGCGTTCTTCCCCGTCTACACGATCGTGGCGGCCGCGCTGCGGCACGTCGACCGGCAGCTCTTCGAGGCCGGGCGCGCGTTCGGTCTGCGCGGGGTGCGCCTGTTCACGGCGGTGCAACTGCCGGCCGTCGTACCCTCGGTCGTGTCGGCGCTGCGGCTCGCGCTCGCTCAGGCGTGGCTGTTCCTCGTGGCGGCCGAACTCATCGCGAGTTCGATGGGGCTCGGGTTCCTGCTCGTGGACTCGGGCAACAACGGCCGCATCGACCGGATCTTCCTCGCGATCATCCTGCTCGCGATCCTCGGCAAGCTCACCGACGCGCTCGTCGGACTGTTCGAGAAGTGGGCGATCAAGCGCTGGGCGTGA
- a CDS encoding aliphatic sulfonate ABC transporter substrate-binding protein — translation MSRSRFLRSALAAGVVAAASALVLTGCVAGEGQAAAPAPEASEAGDAASLEGQTLAIDFATYNPLSLVIKDQGWLEDLGLEVTWVQSAGSNKANEALRAGAIEVGSTAGSAALLARSNSSPIQVIDLYSQPEWAALVTVDGTGISSVEDLKGKQVAATKGTDPYFFLLQSLEAEGVSPDEVTVQNLQHADGWAALQNGSVDAWAGLDPIMAGAEESGATLFYRNVDFNSYGFLNATEDFIANKPEVAQAVVDAYAKAREWAEANPEETAQILADVAGLDLAVATKVIDERTNLDVDHVPGDAQVAVLEKIGPIFVELGDVASQQQVDDALDTLINDEFASAADASRFEG, via the coding sequence ATGTCCCGCTCCCGCTTCCTCCGCTCCGCGCTCGCGGCCGGCGTCGTCGCCGCAGCATCCGCCCTGGTTCTGACCGGATGCGTCGCCGGCGAAGGCCAGGCCGCCGCACCCGCACCCGAGGCTTCCGAGGCCGGCGACGCCGCCTCGCTCGAAGGCCAGACCCTCGCGATCGACTTCGCGACCTACAATCCGCTGAGCCTCGTGATCAAGGACCAGGGCTGGCTCGAAGACCTCGGCCTCGAGGTCACCTGGGTGCAGTCGGCGGGGTCGAACAAGGCCAACGAGGCGCTGCGCGCGGGCGCGATCGAGGTCGGCTCGACCGCGGGCTCGGCGGCGCTGCTCGCCCGGTCGAACAGCTCGCCCATCCAGGTGATCGACCTCTACTCGCAGCCCGAGTGGGCCGCACTCGTGACCGTCGACGGCACGGGCATCTCGTCGGTCGAGGACCTCAAGGGCAAGCAGGTCGCGGCCACCAAGGGCACCGACCCCTACTTCTTCCTGCTGCAGTCGCTCGAGGCCGAGGGCGTATCCCCCGACGAGGTCACCGTGCAGAACCTGCAGCACGCCGACGGCTGGGCCGCACTGCAGAACGGCTCGGTCGACGCGTGGGCGGGCCTCGACCCGATCATGGCCGGTGCCGAGGAGTCGGGCGCGACGCTGTTCTACCGCAACGTCGACTTCAACTCGTACGGGTTCCTGAACGCCACCGAGGACTTCATCGCGAACAAGCCCGAGGTCGCGCAGGCCGTCGTCGACGCCTATGCGAAGGCCCGCGAGTGGGCCGAGGCGAACCCCGAGGAGACCGCGCAGATCCTCGCCGACGTCGCCGGCCTCGACCTCGCGGTCGCGACGAAGGTCATCGACGAGCGCACCAACCTCGACGTCGACCACGTGCCCGGCGACGCGCAGGTCGCGGTGCTCGAGAAGATCGGCCCGATCTTCGTCGAGCTGGGCGACGTCGCGTCGCAGCAGCAAGTCGACGACGCGCTCGACACGCTCATCAACGACGAGTTCGCCTCCGCGGCGGACGCGTCGCGCTTCGAGGGCTGA
- a CDS encoding ABC transporter ATP-binding protein — protein MSVAAASASAGVAGTAVGVRLAGLGRAFGDRPVLRDIDLEVVPGEIVAILGPSGCGKSTLLRIVGGLDRATAGSVEIDGSPVGDYDVRCAVGFQEPRLLPWRSVEQNVALGLPRGTPRPAGRARVAELLELVGLDSFARHRPREISGGMAQRTSLARALARRPEVLLLDEPFGALDALTRLKMQDLLLDVHAAAPTTVLLVTHDVDEALQLADRVILLGAEPDDDELGQAAPGAVIRQIVTVPGHRPRDRGSAELAELRGRLLDGLGIDRHGQARGIPSTATIPHFPY, from the coding sequence GTGTCCGTCGCAGCAGCTTCCGCCTCGGCCGGCGTCGCCGGCACCGCGGTCGGCGTGCGCCTCGCCGGCCTCGGCCGCGCCTTCGGCGATCGCCCCGTGCTGCGCGACATCGACCTCGAGGTGGTGCCGGGCGAGATCGTCGCGATCCTCGGCCCGAGCGGCTGCGGCAAGTCCACGCTGCTGCGCATCGTCGGCGGGCTCGACCGGGCGACGGCAGGCTCGGTCGAGATCGACGGCTCGCCCGTCGGCGACTACGACGTGCGCTGCGCGGTCGGGTTCCAGGAGCCGCGCCTGCTGCCGTGGCGCTCGGTCGAGCAGAACGTCGCGCTCGGACTTCCGCGCGGCACGCCGCGGCCGGCCGGTCGCGCCCGGGTCGCCGAACTGCTCGAGCTCGTCGGGCTGGACTCGTTCGCTCGACACCGGCCGCGCGAGATCTCGGGCGGCATGGCCCAACGCACCTCGCTGGCGCGGGCACTCGCCCGCCGCCCCGAGGTGCTGCTGCTCGACGAGCCGTTCGGGGCGCTCGACGCACTCACCCGGCTGAAGATGCAGGACCTGCTGCTCGATGTGCACGCGGCCGCCCCCACGACCGTGCTCCTCGTCACGCACGACGTCGACGAGGCGCTGCAACTCGCCGACCGGGTCATCCTGCTCGGCGCCGAACCCGACGACGACGAACTCGGCCAGGCAGCCCCGGGCGCCGTGATCCGCCAGATCGTCACCGTGCCGGGCCACCGCCCGCGCGACCGCGGCTCGGCCGAGCTCGCCGAACTGCGCGGACGCCTGCTCGACGGACTCGGCATCGACCGGCACGGGCAGGCCCGTGGCATCCCATCGACCGCGACCATCCCGCACTTCCCGTACTGA
- a CDS encoding SDR family NAD(P)-dependent oxidoreductase, with the protein MTRTVRGAALLITGGGAGMGRMYAERAVAEGAASVTLWDRDANALARTADELGARSRGRTRVHTYVVDVGDLGAIAKHAQKVRKEVGNPDIVVNNAGIVRGNRYFWETDSGDDIRPTMLVNALAPMYVAREFLPGMIADPAREARIVNIASAAGTLGNPRMATYAASKAAVIGWSDSLRIELEQAGHRHVKVLTVTPSYISTGMFAGATGPLLAPVLEPDYVIDRVWQSMLAGDPLLELPSSVRLSRVLRAVLPTRVFDRVVGDGFGVYRSMQGFTGRR; encoded by the coding sequence ATGACGAGGACGGTTCGCGGCGCTGCACTGCTCATCACCGGGGGCGGCGCCGGCATGGGACGGATGTACGCCGAGCGGGCCGTGGCGGAGGGCGCGGCATCCGTCACCCTCTGGGATCGCGACGCGAACGCCCTGGCCCGCACCGCCGACGAGCTCGGCGCCCGCTCGCGCGGCCGTACCCGAGTGCACACCTACGTGGTCGACGTGGGCGACCTCGGCGCGATCGCGAAGCACGCGCAGAAGGTGCGCAAAGAGGTCGGCAACCCCGACATCGTCGTGAACAATGCCGGCATCGTGCGCGGCAACCGGTACTTCTGGGAGACCGACAGCGGCGACGACATCCGGCCGACCATGCTCGTCAACGCGCTCGCGCCGATGTACGTCGCCCGCGAGTTCCTGCCGGGCATGATCGCCGACCCCGCCCGCGAGGCGCGCATCGTGAACATCGCGAGCGCGGCCGGCACGCTCGGCAACCCGCGGATGGCGACCTACGCCGCGTCGAAGGCGGCCGTCATCGGCTGGAGCGACTCGCTGCGCATCGAGCTCGAGCAGGCTGGGCACCGGCACGTGAAGGTGCTCACCGTGACCCCGAGCTACATCTCGACCGGCATGTTCGCCGGTGCGACGGGCCCGCTGCTCGCGCCGGTGCTCGAGCCCGACTACGTCATCGACCGGGTATGGCAGTCGATGCTCGCCGGCGATCCGCTGCTCGAGCTGCCGTCGAGCGTGCGCCTCTCACGCGTGCTGCGCGCCGTACTGCCCACGCGCGTGTTCGACCGCGTCGTGGGCGACGGCTTCGGCGTCTACCGCTCGATGCAGGGGTTCACCGGGCGGCGCTGA
- a CDS encoding DUF2871 domain-containing protein: MRRLFIAACVYLAAGLAGGLFHREFTKLTGFPEGGATQLAVVHTHLLTLGFLAMLLFLVLERVFALSRSRLFGWFFWTYNAGLVLTAGMLALHGSLTVLGLESSKAIAGIAGTGHLLLGVGTALLLVALGKRLRADRIASADAPLSAASDAPLSAAR, from the coding sequence ATGAGACGACTCTTCATCGCAGCCTGCGTCTACCTCGCCGCCGGCCTCGCCGGTGGCCTCTTCCACCGCGAGTTCACGAAACTCACCGGGTTCCCCGAGGGCGGCGCCACGCAGCTCGCCGTGGTGCACACCCACCTGCTCACGCTCGGATTCCTCGCGATGCTGCTGTTCCTGGTGCTCGAGCGGGTCTTCGCGCTCAGCCGGTCGCGCCTGTTCGGATGGTTCTTCTGGACGTACAACGCGGGTCTCGTGCTCACCGCCGGCATGCTGGCGCTGCACGGGTCGCTCACCGTACTCGGGCTCGAGAGCTCGAAGGCGATCGCCGGCATCGCCGGCACCGGTCACCTGCTGCTGGGCGTCGGTACCGCGCTGCTGCTGGTCGCGCTGGGCAAGCGGCTGCGGGCAGACCGCATCGCATCGGCGGATGCCCCGCTCAGCGCTGCATCGGATGCCCCGCTCAGCGCCGCCCGGTGA
- a CDS encoding sensor histidine kinase: MTRSHHRGDPPGIARILTVLGWAVAALLVGLVAIVVLRACIGIAESGWTPAAIATLAGVTGFVACCAVGARSAAGTEGRARRARRIRLVWLAAAVLIWAGLVWVAADALFLAFPLCFIVLHERPGLRGIAWVAGITAIAVVVPGLRSGWSLGGVIGPVLGAAVAVVISAALEAFIRQARERDRLIGELTDTRDRLAAAERESGVLAERARIGRDLHDTVAQALSSIQLLLHAAERGALDPAVRADVRLARETAGDALAESRRFIAGLRADATDGLAAALQRLAVETTAISKVPVGAHVTGDPHDLDEVTAGELLRIAQGAVANAVRHAGATRVDLTLSHLGSGEVALDVVDDGAGFDPATTSGFGLQSMRERAAALGGTLSIESAPGRGTAVAVTVPGRAA; the protein is encoded by the coding sequence ATGACCCGGTCGCACCACCGCGGCGATCCGCCGGGCATCGCGCGGATCCTCACCGTGCTCGGCTGGGCGGTCGCCGCGCTGCTGGTCGGGCTGGTCGCCATCGTGGTGCTGCGCGCGTGCATCGGGATCGCGGAATCCGGATGGACGCCGGCCGCGATCGCGACGCTCGCGGGCGTGACCGGGTTCGTCGCGTGCTGCGCGGTCGGGGCGCGTTCCGCGGCCGGCACCGAGGGGCGTGCCCGGCGTGCCCGACGGATCCGGCTGGTCTGGCTCGCCGCCGCCGTCCTGATCTGGGCGGGGCTCGTCTGGGTCGCCGCGGACGCACTGTTCCTCGCGTTCCCGCTGTGCTTCATCGTGCTGCACGAGCGGCCCGGGCTCCGTGGCATCGCCTGGGTGGCGGGCATCACCGCGATCGCCGTGGTCGTGCCCGGGCTGCGATCGGGGTGGTCGCTCGGCGGGGTGATCGGGCCGGTGCTCGGCGCAGCCGTCGCGGTCGTGATCTCGGCCGCGCTCGAAGCGTTCATCCGGCAGGCACGTGAGCGCGACCGGCTGATCGGCGAACTCACCGACACCCGGGATCGGCTCGCCGCCGCCGAACGCGAATCCGGCGTGCTCGCCGAGCGGGCGCGGATCGGCCGCGACCTGCACGACACGGTCGCGCAGGCTTTGTCGAGCATCCAGTTGCTGCTGCACGCGGCCGAGCGCGGTGCGCTCGACCCGGCCGTGCGGGCCGACGTCCGGCTCGCTCGGGAGACCGCGGGCGATGCGCTCGCCGAGTCGCGCCGGTTCATCGCCGGGCTGCGGGCGGATGCCACGGACGGACTCGCGGCCGCACTGCAGCGGCTCGCCGTCGAGACCACCGCGATCTCGAAGGTGCCCGTCGGCGCGCACGTGACGGGCGACCCGCACGACCTCGACGAGGTCACGGCGGGCGAGCTGCTACGGATCGCCCAGGGCGCGGTCGCCAACGCGGTGCGGCACGCCGGCGCCACCCGGGTCGACCTGACGCTGAGCCATCTCGGGTCGGGCGAGGTCGCCCTCGACGTGGTCGACGACGGTGCGGGCTTCGACCCGGCGACCACCTCGGGGTTCGGTCTGCAGTCGATGCGCGAGCGTGCGGCGGCCCTCGGCGGCACGCTGAGCATCGAGTCGGCGCCGGGGCGCGGCACCGCCGTCGCCGTGACCGTTCCCGGGAGGGCGGCGTGA
- a CDS encoding response regulator transcription factor has product MIRVLIVDDHPVVRAGLRAVLSSEPDIEVVADLGEASAAIDAIATLRPDVVLMDLQFPTGMQGAEATGLIRSGAAAQGWVAPPAVLILTNYDSDRDIVRAIDAGATSYLLKDAPPDVLVAAIRSAAAGDPVRGAVLLAERAELAPLSRRELEVLELVAAGESNRAIAAALHLSEATVKSHLARINHRLGATSRTDAVARAREWGVLRD; this is encoded by the coding sequence GTGATCCGCGTGCTCATCGTCGACGACCACCCCGTCGTGCGGGCCGGCCTGCGGGCGGTGCTGTCGTCGGAGCCCGATATCGAGGTCGTCGCCGATCTCGGCGAGGCATCCGCCGCGATCGACGCGATCGCGACCCTGCGACCCGACGTGGTGCTCATGGACCTGCAGTTCCCGACCGGGATGCAGGGCGCCGAAGCGACCGGCCTGATCCGCTCGGGTGCGGCGGCGCAGGGATGGGTCGCTCCGCCCGCGGTGCTCATCCTCACCAACTACGACAGCGACCGCGACATCGTGCGCGCCATCGACGCGGGCGCCACGTCGTACCTGCTGAAGGACGCCCCGCCCGACGTGCTGGTCGCCGCGATCCGCTCGGCGGCGGCAGGCGACCCGGTGCGCGGCGCCGTGCTGCTCGCCGAACGCGCCGAGCTCGCCCCGCTCAGCCGCCGCGAGCTCGAGGTGCTCGAACTCGTCGCGGCCGGCGAGTCGAACCGTGCGATCGCCGCGGCTCTCCATCTCAGCGAGGCGACCGTGAAGTCGCACCTCGCCCGCATCAATCATCGGCTCGGCGCGACCTCGCGCACCGACGCGGTCGCGCGCGCCCGCGAGTGGGGCGTGCTGCGCGACTGA
- a CDS encoding exodeoxyribonuclease III: protein MRIATWNVNSIRTRHARVVDWLVREDVDVLAMQEIKCKPEQFPHEAFEAAGYEVVAHGLNQWNGVAIAARHPITEVETHFPDQPGFLKGHEGPDLPIEARALGATVGGVRLWSLYVPNGRTLADPHYVYKLDWLAALTEYTRAETTGRPEVPFALMGDFNIAPFDVDNGDPAVRVGVSTHVSPEEREAFFTLENAGVADVVRARVPEGLYTYWDYQQLKFPRNEGMRIDFILGSAAFAERVTDASIHRNERKGTAPSDHVPVLVDLADAEGDDEDFDRPMFL, encoded by the coding sequence ATGCGCATCGCCACCTGGAACGTCAACTCGATCCGCACCCGCCACGCTCGGGTCGTCGACTGGCTGGTGCGCGAAGACGTCGACGTGCTCGCGATGCAGGAGATCAAGTGCAAGCCCGAGCAGTTCCCGCACGAGGCGTTCGAGGCGGCCGGGTACGAGGTCGTCGCGCACGGGCTCAACCAGTGGAACGGGGTCGCGATCGCCGCGAGGCATCCGATCACCGAGGTCGAGACGCACTTCCCCGACCAGCCCGGGTTCCTGAAGGGACATGAGGGGCCCGACCTGCCGATCGAGGCGCGCGCGCTCGGGGCGACCGTCGGCGGCGTGCGGCTGTGGAGCCTGTACGTGCCCAACGGGCGCACCCTCGCCGACCCGCACTACGTCTACAAGCTCGACTGGCTCGCCGCACTGACCGAGTACACGCGTGCCGAGACCACCGGCCGGCCCGAGGTGCCGTTCGCGCTCATGGGCGACTTCAACATCGCGCCGTTCGACGTCGACAACGGCGACCCGGCCGTGCGGGTGGGGGTGTCCACGCACGTGTCGCCCGAGGAGCGCGAGGCGTTCTTCACCCTCGAGAACGCGGGCGTCGCCGACGTGGTGCGCGCGCGGGTGCCCGAGGGCCTCTACACGTACTGGGACTACCAGCAGCTCAAGTTCCCCCGCAACGAGGGCATGCGCATCGACTTCATCCTCGGTTCGGCGGCGTTCGCCGAGCGGGTGACGGATGCTTCGATCCACCGCAACGAGCGCAAGGGCACCGCGCCGAGCGACCACGTGCCGGTGCTCGTCGACCTCGCCGACGCCGAGGGCGACGACGAGGACTTCGACCGGCCGATGTTCCTGTAG
- a CDS encoding DUF6328 family protein, translated as MTHADIPGDGRSETPTEKADRNWNDILQELRAVQTGTQLITGFLLAVAFQPRFTDLDAYEVGLYLVLVVLAGLATVLGLAPIIMHRQLFGRRQKPRLVRTANRLLIALLVVVSILAAGVVSLIFDVAVSRTAGFVALGVSVVIVVLFWIAVPRIGRRAATDAGA; from the coding sequence ATGACGCACGCCGACATCCCGGGCGACGGGCGCTCCGAGACGCCCACCGAGAAGGCCGACCGCAACTGGAACGACATCCTCCAGGAACTGCGGGCCGTGCAGACCGGCACACAGCTCATCACCGGCTTCCTGCTCGCCGTCGCGTTCCAGCCGCGGTTCACCGACCTCGACGCGTACGAGGTCGGCCTGTACCTCGTGCTGGTGGTGCTCGCGGGCCTCGCGACCGTGCTCGGGCTCGCGCCGATCATCATGCACCGTCAGCTGTTCGGGCGCCGCCAGAAGCCGCGACTGGTGCGCACCGCGAACCGGCTGCTCATCGCGCTGCTGGTCGTCGTGTCGATCCTCGCGGCCGGGGTCGTGAGTCTCATCTTCGACGTCGCGGTCTCGCGCACGGCCGGATTCGTGGCCCTCGGCGTGTCGGTCGTCATCGTCGTGCTGTTCTGGATCGCGGTGCCCCGCATCGGACGCCGGGCCGCGACGGACGCGGGCGCGTAG
- a CDS encoding coenzyme F420-0:L-glutamate ligase — translation MSVGFSVVGVEGIGEITAGDDLAGIIAAATELEDGDILVVTSKIVSKAEGRVIEASDREDAITAETVRVVATREFEGGVTRIVENRQGIVQAAAGVDASNAPDGTVLLLPVDPDASARDLATGLRALTGAHVGVIVSDTVGRAWREGQTDLAIGAAGVHVFEDLRGSTDASGNALAVTMPCVADEIAGAAELVKGKSAGVPVAIVRGLGRYVGDLDLPGARSIVRPAERDLFRLGADEAYDEGYRAGFDEAQAEGPLHS, via the coding sequence GTGAGCGTGGGCTTCAGTGTCGTAGGCGTCGAGGGCATCGGCGAGATCACGGCGGGCGACGACCTCGCCGGCATCATCGCCGCCGCGACCGAACTCGAAGACGGCGACATCCTCGTCGTGACCTCGAAGATCGTGTCGAAGGCCGAGGGGCGGGTGATCGAGGCATCCGATCGCGAGGACGCGATCACCGCCGAGACGGTGCGCGTCGTCGCCACCCGCGAGTTCGAGGGCGGCGTCACCCGCATCGTCGAGAACCGGCAGGGCATCGTGCAGGCCGCGGCCGGGGTCGACGCCTCCAATGCCCCGGATGGCACGGTGCTGCTGCTGCCCGTCGACCCCGACGCATCCGCTCGCGACCTCGCGACCGGCCTGCGCGCCCTCACCGGCGCGCACGTCGGCGTGATCGTCTCCGACACCGTGGGGCGCGCCTGGCGCGAGGGGCAGACCGACCTGGCGATCGGCGCGGCCGGCGTGCACGTCTTCGAAGACCTGCGCGGTTCGACGGATGCCTCGGGCAATGCGCTCGCGGTCACCATGCCGTGCGTGGCCGACGAGATCGCCGGTGCGGCCGAGCTCGTGAAGGGCAAGTCGGCGGGCGTGCCCGTGGCGATCGTGCGGGGCCTCGGGCGCTACGTCGGCGACCTCGACCTGCCGGGCGCGCGCAGCATCGTGCGGCCCGCCGAACGCGACCTGTTCCGGCTCGGCGCCGACGAGGCGTACGACGAGGGCTACCGTGCCGGCTTCGACGAGGCGCAGGCCGAGGGGCCGTTGCACTCCTGA
- a CDS encoding TIGR03557 family F420-dependent LLM class oxidoreductase: MPAHIGYAAMLERFPPAEAVELAALAERHGFAGTMASDHFQPWLPAQGESSFVWSVLAAIAARTTGDFGPGVTTPGYRMHPAVVAQASATLAAMHPDRHWLGIGSGEALNEHVVGRYWPEPPERINRMFEAVDLIKRLFAASIAGRDVRFAGQDFKLESARLWTMPEVAPPILVAAGGPVTAKRAGRTVDGLITTGAPGDDRLAVLLTKFAEGAREVGRDASRMPKVLQLHVSWAPTDEEAIANAVAEWPIAGLRIPRGDIRSPFDFEHVARTVRPDDFAGRMLIGADPDVHRAGIQRALDLGFDRVYVHQVGRDQRAFLEVYGREVLPGLHR, from the coding sequence ATGCCTGCGCACATCGGCTATGCCGCGATGCTCGAACGGTTCCCGCCCGCCGAGGCGGTCGAGCTCGCCGCGCTCGCCGAACGGCACGGGTTCGCCGGCACGATGGCGAGCGACCACTTCCAGCCGTGGCTGCCGGCGCAGGGCGAGTCATCCTTCGTCTGGAGCGTGCTCGCCGCGATCGCCGCGCGCACCACGGGAGACTTCGGTCCGGGCGTCACGACCCCCGGCTACCGGATGCATCCCGCCGTCGTCGCGCAAGCGTCCGCGACGCTCGCCGCCATGCACCCCGACCGGCACTGGCTCGGCATCGGGTCGGGCGAGGCGCTGAACGAGCACGTCGTCGGGCGGTACTGGCCAGAGCCGCCCGAGCGCATCAACCGCATGTTCGAGGCGGTCGACTTGATCAAGCGCCTGTTCGCCGCGTCGATCGCGGGCCGTGACGTGCGGTTCGCCGGGCAGGACTTCAAGCTCGAGTCGGCTCGGCTGTGGACGATGCCCGAGGTCGCGCCGCCGATCCTCGTCGCGGCTGGCGGCCCGGTCACGGCGAAGCGGGCGGGTCGCACGGTCGACGGGCTCATCACGACGGGGGCGCCCGGCGACGACCGGCTCGCGGTGCTGTTGACGAAGTTCGCCGAGGGGGCGCGCGAGGTCGGCCGCGACGCGTCTCGCATGCCGAAGGTGCTGCAACTGCACGTGTCGTGGGCGCCCACCGACGAGGAGGCGATCGCGAATGCCGTCGCCGAGTGGCCGATCGCGGGGCTGCGCATCCCGCGCGGCGACATCCGCTCACCGTTCGACTTCGAGCACGTCGCCCGCACCGTGCGCCCCGACGACTTCGCCGGCCGCATGCTCATCGGCGCCGACCCCGACGTGCACCGTGCGGGTATCCAGCGGGCCCTCGACCTCGGCTTCGACCGGGTCTACGTGCACCAGGTGGGGCGCGACCAGCGCGCGTTCCTCGAGGTGTACGGCCGCGAGGTGCTGCCGGGGCTGCACCGATGA